One Helianthus annuus cultivar XRQ/B chromosome 7, HanXRQr2.0-SUNRISE, whole genome shotgun sequence genomic region harbors:
- the LOC110895555 gene encoding G-type lectin S-receptor-like serine/threonine-protein kinase At4g27290, whose amino-acid sequence MEALYNLVLFCVLFSILATCTVQDTITVDQVIRDGDTLVSASEIYELGFFSPGRSTNRFMGIWYKNISPQTVVWVANRETPITDLSGVFRVATNGSLLVIAGSNKTTVWSSETPTTINPVAQLLDSGNLVVRRNGEESFIWQSFDYPGDTFLPGMKLGKDLVSGLDRRWRPWKSLDDPSPGEFEGLMDTNGFPQVFIHHGSVPLTRSGPWNGNTFSGNPSHSPSSPINLKFVFDDKEVYFMFTIANNSLLSRAYMNPEGYFLHMIWVDRSHQWFTYWQQYINICTRFGLCGPNGWCNPDNSPSCSCMEGFEPRQPADWSASDWSSGCQRRTPLECPKGDGFRVFKNIKLPDTRRSWYNRSMTLDECMSTCKSNCSCIAYANIEITRGGTGCLLWFDDLVDVRTVEEGQDLYVRMSQSDITINESTSKPSYNKKRGIIIAAVSISSCLVTIILILVIVYAWNKKKTPDERIKIVDEEYNKQSQHDDDMELSYFSLVEISMSTKDFSNDKKLGQGGFGPVYMGVLDDGREIAVKKLSKTSRQGVNEFRNELKFIAKLQHRNLVKLLGYCNEGDESMLIYEYMPNKSLDLFIFDKIRSLTLDWSNRFHIINGIIRGLLYLHHDSRFKIVHRDLKASNILLDVDMNPKISDFGLARMFRDQENEANTNRVVGTLGYIAPEYAIDGTYSEKSDVFSFGVLVLEIVSGKTNRGFSCQMDDDNLLAHAWRLYEEGKALELLGAYMRDSCVDSQVLRSIHIGLLCVQHHAKDRPTMLSVALMFDQDCALPAPKQPAFFSEGTIPNVNQISISEVTMTTLEPR is encoded by the exons ATGGAGGCCCTTTACAATCTTGTACTCTTTTGTGTACTGTTTTCCATTTTGGCAACCTGTACAGTACAGGACACCATAACAGTTGATCAAGTCATTCGGGACGGCGATACCCTTGTTTCTGCTAGTGAAATATATGAACTAGGGTTTTTTAGTCCCGGAAGATCTACAAACCGGTTTATGGGGATATGGTATAAGAACATATCCCCACAAACAGTGGTCTGGGTTGCTAACAGAGAAACACCAATAACAGATTTGTCAGGTGTGTTTAGAGTTGCAACCAACGGATCGTTATTGGTTATTGCTGGAAGCAACAAAACCACAGTATGGTCGTCAGAAACCCCCACTACCATAAATCCAGTGGCACAACTTTTGGATTCCGGAAATCTGGTTGTGAGGAGAAATGGTGAGGAAAGTTTCATATGGCAAAGTTTTGATTATCCTGGAGACACGTTCCTTCCCGGTATGAAACTCGGGAAGGACCTAGTCTCCGGACTAGATAGGCGGTGGAGGCCGTGGAAGAGCCTCGACGATCCTTCACCAGGTGAGTTTGAAGGGCTCATGGATACCAATGGGTTTCCTCAGGTGTTCATACACCATGGTTCTGTTCCACTAACCCGATCCGGACCGTGGAATGGTAATACGTTCAGCGGAAATCCTAGCCATTCACCGAGCTCCCCAATCAATCTCAAATTTGTTTTCGACGATAAAGAGGTGTATTTCATGTTCACAATTGCTAACAATTCATTACTCTCACGTGCCTACATGAATCCTGAAGGTTACTTCCTTCATATGATCTGGGTTGATCGAAGCCATCAGTGGTTCACATACTGGCAACAATATATCAACATATGTACCCGATTTGGGCTATGTGGTCCAAATGGATGGTGCAACCCGGACAACTCACCGTCCTGTAGTTGTATGGAAGGGTTTGAACCACGACAACCAGCTGACTGGAGTGCATCTGATTGGTCAAGCGGGTGTCAGCGTCGAACACCTTTAGAATGCCCAAAGGGGGATGGTTTTCGAGTGTTTAAAAACATTAAACTTCCAGATACTCGGCGTTCGTGGTACAATAGAAGTATGACACTTGACGAATGCATGAGCACTTGCAAGAGCAATTGCTCGTGTATAGCGTATGCGAATATAGAAATCACTAGGGGCGGAACCGGATGTTTGTTGTGGTTCGATGATTTAGTTGATGTTCGAACTGTTGAAGAAGGCCAAGATCTATACGTAAGAATGTCTCAATCCGACATAACTA TCAACGAATCTACCTCGAAACCTAGTTACAACAAAAAGAGGGGAATAATCATAGCTGCGGTGTCGATCTCATCATGTTTGGTGACGATTATCTTGATTTTAGTAATCGTATACGCTTGGAATAAGAAGAAAACACCAG ATGAACGGATTAAAATCGTTGACGAGGAATATAACAAACAGAGCCAACATGACGATGATATGGAACTATCATATTTTAGCCTGGTTGAAATATCAATGTCTACAAAGGATTTCTCAAATGAcaaaaaactcggacaaggcgGTTTCGGTCCAGTTTACATG GGTGTGTTGGATGATGGGCGAGAAATAGCAGtgaagaagctttcaaaaacTTCAAGACAGGGGGTTAATGAGTTCAGAAATGAACTTAAATTTATAGCCAAACTTCAACATCGAAATCTTGTGAAGCTTTTAGGATACTGTAATGAAGGGGATGAAAGCATGTTGATTTATGAATACATGCCAAACAAAAGCCTTGACTTATTCATTTTTG ATAAAATTAGAAGTTTAACACTAGATTGGAGTAATCGTTTTCACATCATCAATGGAATTATTAGAGGGCTTCTTTATCTTCATCACGATTCAAGGTTTAAAATTGTTCATCGAGATCTTAAAGCTAGCAATATTTTGTTGGATGTTGACATGAATCCAAAGATATCCGACTTTGGACTTGCTAGAATGTTTAGAGATCAAGAAAACGAAGCAAACACGAATAGGGTAGTTGGGACATT GGGTTATATAGCACCCGAGTATGCTATAGACGGGACGTATTCTGAGAAATCAGATGTATTCAGTTTTGGTGTTCTTGTTTTGGAGATAGTTAGTGGGAAGACAAATAGAGGATTCTCCTGTCAAATGGACGATGATAATCTTCTTGCACAT gCATGGAGACTATATGAAGAAGGGAAGGCTCTTGAGTTGCTCGGTGCATATATGCGTGATTCATGTGTCGACTCTCAAGTACTTCGATCAATACATATAGGTCTTTTATGTGTGCAACATCATGCAAAGGACAGACCAACTATGTTATCAGTGGCTTTGATGTTTGATCAAGATTGTGCATTACCTGCACCTAAGCAACCTGCATTTTTTTCTGAAGGCACTATACCAAATGTTAACCAGATCTCCATCAGTGAGGTCACTATGACAACATTAGAACCTCGATAA